The Thermus antranikianii DSM 12462 sequence GGCTTCCGTTACCTCAGGGTGGTACTCGTAATCTTTCCCCAGCCGTCGGTTTCGCCCCATCCAGGCAAAGGTCCGCTCCACCACCCACCGCTTGGGCAGGGGCTTGAACCCACCCTCCCGCGGGATCTCCGGCACCTCCTCCCCCTCCCGCACCCAGACCCCCCGCACCCCCGCGTAAGGACGGGCCACCACCTCCAGCTCCAGTCCCAGCCCCCTAGCCACCTCCCGCAAACCCCGGTAACCCCAGTCCACAAAGAGCTTGCGTACCCGGGGCCACAAGGAGAGGTCCATCCCCAAAAGCAACGCCTGCCCACCCCACTTGTCGTGCTCATTGGCCGGGTGGACAAAGGCCTTCAAAAGACGGCCCCCCGTGTCCGTCAGGATCTGCCGCTTCCTCCCTTTGACCTTCTTCGCCCCGTCGTGTCCCCGGGGCCCCCCTTTTCACTCGTCTGCAAGATACGGGCTATGCCCGTGACCACCGACTGGCTGTCCATAACCAGGGCACTCGGGGAGGCATACCGTCCTCCCCGCTCCCGGTCACGACGGGCCAGAACCTGAGCTACCTTCTCCCAAACCCCTTCCTTCTGCCACTTGCGGAAGTAGTGGTAGACCGTGGACCAGTGGGGCAAGTCGTGAGGCATGGCCCGCCACTTGATGCCGTTTTCCAGGACGTAAAGTATGGCGCTGACGATCTCCCTCCTCGGCACCTTTGCGGGTCGGCCACCGGGCTTGGGGGCGGGGATCAACGGCTCCAGGATGGCCCACTCCGCGTCCGACAGGTCGCTGGGGTAAGATCTCCGTGTAGAAGCCACCCTTCAAGTATAGCGGACTTTTACGACAGTCTCTAAGCGCCCAGAAGCCGGGCCACGAGCCGGTCCCGCAAGGGGGTAGGAAGAAGGCGCAAAAGAAGGGTCTCCCGGGCCCTCCGGGGGTGGGCCACCAGGTAGCGGGCCTTAGGGCTTGGGCTTTCCAGGGCCTTTAGGACGGCCTCCGCCACCCTTTCCGGGGGAAGCCCTCTTTGTGCGCTCCTTTCCGCCACCTTCCGGGCCACCTCCAGGTAACGGCCATAGACCCCTTCCGTCCCTGGGGGCGGGGGCTTGAGGTAGCCTTCGGCCCGCCTTAGGGAGCGCTCCCAGATGGGGGTGGCCACGGAGCCGGGCTCTATGAGGACCACCCGGACCCCGAAAGGCAGAAGCTCCACCCTAAGGGCGTCCGCCAGGGCCTCGAGGGCGAACTTGCTGGCGGCGTAGGGCCCCATGAGGGGCAGGGCCACAAGCCCCGAGACGGAGCCCATGAGGACCACCCGCCCCTTGGCCGCCCGCAGGTGGGGCAAGAAGGCCTGGACCGTGGCCAAGGCCCCGAGGACGTTCACCTCCAAAGCCTCCCCGAAGGCGGAAAGGGGCACGAGCTCCAAGGGCCCCGCCACGGCGATGCCGGCGTTGGCCACGAGGCCAAAAAGCCGGTCCGGCACCTCCTCCGCCGCCCGCCTCAGGTCCTCCTCCCGGGTCACGTCCAGGAAAAGGGGCTCCACGCCAAGCCCCTTCAGAGCCTCGGCGTCCTCCGCCTTCCGCACCCCGCCCAAGACCCTATAGCCCCTTCCGGCCAGAAGCCTTGCGGTGGCGAGGCCGATGCCGCTCCCTGCGCCGGTGATGAGGACCGTCCTTTCCATTTGCACCCAGCTTACGCCGGAGAAACAGGGTGGTAAAATCCCGGCCAAAGCCATGATCGGCCGCCAAGTGCAGCAGGCCATCTACCTCAAAGGACTCCTTGGGGAAAGGCCCCGGGTCCCCGTGCGTCCGGAGGGGCTCGAGGAAGCGGCCAAAAGGCGCATGTCCCCCGAGGCCTTCGCCTACGTGGCGGGCGGGGCCGGGGTGGAGTGGACCATGGCGGAAAACCGGGAAGCCTTCCGCCGCCTCCGCCTCCTTCCCAAGATGCTCCGGGGGGCCAAGCCCCCCGCTTTGGACGTGCGCCTCTTCGGCCGGACGTGGCAAGCCCCCCTCTTCCTCGCCCCCATCGGGGTTTTGGAGCTCGCCCACCCCTTGGCGGAGCTCGCCGCCGCAAGGGCCGCCGCCAAGAGGGGCCTTCCCTTCATGGTCTCCAACCAAGCCTCCTACCCCCTGGAACGGGTGGTGGAGGCGGCCAAGGCGGCCAACCCCGAGGCCGCCGTCTTCTTCCAGCTCTACCACTCCACCGATCCCGAGGTGGTTAAAAGCTTCCTCCGGCGGGCGGAGGCCGCGGGGTGCTCTGGGGTGG is a genomic window containing:
- a CDS encoding SDR family oxidoreductase; the encoded protein is MERTVLITGAGSGIGLATARLLAGRGYRVLGGVRKAEDAEALKGLGVEPLFLDVTREEDLRRAAEEVPDRLFGLVANAGIAVAGPLELVPLSAFGEALEVNVLGALATVQAFLPHLRAAKGRVVLMGSVSGLVALPLMGPYAASKFALEALADALRVELLPFGVRVVLIEPGSVATPIWERSLRRAEGYLKPPPPGTEGVYGRYLEVARKVAERSAQRGLPPERVAEAVLKALESPSPKARYLVAHPRRARETLLLRLLPTPLRDRLVARLLGA